TATAGTTTTCTTCAGGCAAGAAAAGGCTTCAAGCCATTGTTGCTGCTGGATGATATCTTTGATAAACTGGATGAAAGACGTACACGTAAACTGATGCAGATGGTTTCGGAAGACGATTTTGGCCAGATCTTCCTCACCGATACAGATTCAGAACGTGTGCAAAGAATTTTTGAGGAAATCGCACAACCAATCCGTATCTTTGATATCAAAGGAGGCGCAATACAAGATGTATAAGAAGAAGGTAGACGAAATTCATTCCAATGATGATATTGGTATAAAACAGGCTATTGAAAAATGGGTGGATACCTATCGTCTGCGTCGTAAATTTGACGAATCTTCTATTGTCAATGCATGGCCTGAGATTATTGGGAAAGCAATTGCCAACCGTACCCAGAAAATTTATATCAAAGACCGGAAGATGTATGTTAAGGTGGAATCTGCAGTAATCAAGAACGAATTAGCTCTAATGCGCAGGCAGATTATTGGCCGTCTTAATGAATATGTTGGGCAGGTTGTTATCGAAGAATTGATCATTCTTTAAAAAAAGAGTATCGGTCTATAATTCGGATAACAAGGCCAACAATCCTTTTTTAGTTCACCATTACAAATACTGCTCAAGATCCCCTTTGCCTTCACGGACAATCTCAAAATCTCCGTTGGTAAGATCTACCACAGTGGAAGCTACATTATCTCCATAACCACCGTCTATTACGATATCTACCAGATTTTCGTATTTTTCGTGGATAAGTTCCGGATCAGTGGAATATTCCAGAATATCATCTTCATCACGAATCGAGGTCGTTACAATAGGATTTCCCAGTACTCTGACGATCTCTCTCACAATATGATTGTCAGGAACACGTATACCGACAGTTTTCTTTTTGGAAGAAAGAAGTTTGGGTACCTGACCGCTTGCGTTGAAGATAAAAGTAAACGGACCCGGAAGTGCTTTTTTCAGCACGCGGAATACACTGGTGTCAAAGGGTTTGGTATATTGCGAAATGTCTGTCAGATCGTAACAGATAAAAGATAAGTTTGCTTTATCTACTTTCAATCCTCTTATCTCACATACGCGTTCTATAGCCTTATGATTGGTGATATCGCAACCAATACCATATACGGTATCTGTAGGGTAGATAATTACACCGCCACGTTTTAATACATCAACGACTTGTTGTATTGCCTTTTCATTAGGATTGTTTTCGTAAATTCGGATAAGCATATTGAAGCCTGAAATTTAAAAGATATTAAACGGTTCACGTTGCATTCCGCGTGAACAACGGATTCTTATAATATAAAAACCGTCAAAAGGCTTTAATGTTTTTGACGGTTTCTGATATGTTGTTATTCCGGATTAAAATTCCGCATTTTTTGGTGTTCTTGGGAATGGGATAACATCACGGATATTGGTCATTCCTGTTACGAATAGTACCAGTCGCTCAAATCCGACTCCGAAACCTGAGTGAGGAACCGATCCGAAACGACGTGTATCCAGGAACCATTCCATTTCTTCAGCCGGTATTCCTACCTCAGCCATACGAGCCAGTAATTTGTCCAGATTTTCTTCCCTTTGGGATCCACCTACCATTTCACCTATTCCCGGAAACAGAATATCCATCGCACGAACAGTGTTTCTGCCTAATATATCCGGCTCGTTCTGTTTCATATAGAATGATTTGATCTCTCTTGGATAATCTGTAAGGATCACCGGTTTCTTAAAATGTTTTTCTACAAGATAACGTTCGTGTTCAGATTGAAGATCTGCACCCCATTCGTCAATCAGGTATTTAAACTGTTTCTTCTGATTTGGCTTGCTGCGTTTTAAAATCTCGATCGCATCTGTATATTTGACACGCTCAAATTCATTTTCAAGACAGAATTTTAATTTCTCAATAAGATCCATCTCTGAACGGTCTGCAGCAGGTTTGTTTTTCTCTTCCTCCAGCAGACGGTTTTTCAGAAATTCGATCTCTTCCGGACACGTTTCCAACGCATACTGTATCACATATTTTAATAAGGCCTCAGCCAAATCCATATTGTCTTCCAGTTCATAGAAAGCCATCTCTGGTTCGATCATCCAGAATTCTGCCAGGTGACGGGTTGTATTGGAGTTTTCGGCACGGAATGTAGGTCCGAAAGTATAAATATTACCAAATGCTAAAGCTGCCAGTTCACCTTCCAGTTGTCCGGATACCGTAAGGTTAGTGGATTTTCCGAAGAAGTCTTCTTTAAAATCTATTTCACCGTTTTCGGTACGAGGAGGATTATTCAGGTCTAAAGTAGTGACACGGAACATTTCTCCAGCACCTTCAGCGTCTGAACCGGTAATAATAGGAGTGTGCATATAGACAAAGTCTCTTTCATTGAAGAAACGGTGTACCGCAAATGACAATGCATTACGTACTTTGAAAATAGCATTGAATGTTCCGGTGCGGAAGCGCAAATGTGCGATTTCACGAAGAAATTCTAAACTGTGTTTTTTGGGTTGTAAAGGGAATTTCTCGGGATCTGAATCTCCGATCACATCAAGTTCCGTTACTTTGACTTCGACCTTCTGGCCTTTTCCCAGAGATTCGATCAGAGTTCCTTTTACACGTACAGCAGCACCTGTAGTGATTCTTTTTAATAACGCATCATCCGTATTTTCAAAATCAACTACTGCCTGGATATTATTGATTGAAGAACCATCATTGATCGCTATAAATTGATTGTTACGGAAGGTTCTTACCCATCCCTTTACAATGACCTCTTGCCCAAACTCAGTGGCATTCAATAATTCTTTAATACGTGTGTGTTCCATTTTGTTGTTAGATATTAATTGGAGCTATTTTTCAAAATAAACTCTTGCTGTTTTTTAATTCTGCAGCTCACAAAAATAGCTTATAATTTGTTAAAATCCTTGATTTATTTATAAATACGGGAAGTGTTGTTATCAAAAAAGCCTCTGATTTAAGTCAGAGGCTTTTGATATAGTGGTAAAAAAGGAATTAACCTTTTAATACTTTAGTTACTAAATCTGCAGCTTCTTTTAATAATATAGCCGAGTATACTTTAAGTCCTGATTCATCGATCAGTTTCTTAGCTTCTTCCGCATTTGTTCCCTGAAGACGCACGATGATAGGAACCGGAATATTTCCAATTTCCTGATAAGCATCGATTACACCCTGAGCAACACGGTCACAACGAACGATACCACCGAAGATATTGATCAGGATCGCTTTTACATTAGGGTCTTTCAGAATGATATTAAATCCGGCTTTAACTGTCTCAGCATTAGCAGTACCACCTACGTCAAGGAAGTTAGCAGGCTCGCCACCGGCAATTTTGATGATATCCATTGTTGCCATAGCAAGACCGGCACCATTTACCATACAACCTACGTTACCGTCAAGTTTTACATAGTTCAGGTTAGATTCACCAGCTTCTACTTCAGTAGGATCTTCTTCTGTAACATCACGCATTGCTGCATAATCAGGATGACGGTATAATGCATTCTCATCCAGATTTACTTTAGCATCTACAGCCAAAATTTTATCGTCAGAAGTTTTTAATACCGGATTGATTTCAAACATTGAAGAATCTGTAGCATCGTAAGCTTTGTAAAGTGCAGCTACGAATTTTA
The Sphingobacterium spiritivorum genome window above contains:
- a CDS encoding DUF721 domain-containing protein, translated to MYKKKVDEIHSNDDIGIKQAIEKWVDTYRLRRKFDESSIVNAWPEIIGKAIANRTQKIYIKDRKMYVKVESAVIKNELALMRRQIIGRLNEYVGQVVIEELIIL
- the sucC gene encoding ADP-forming succinate--CoA ligase subunit beta yields the protein MNIHEYQGKQILKSFGVTVQEGIVADTPEQAVEAAKKMKEDYNSDWVVVKAQIHAGGRGKGGGVKLAKNLDEVKQRATDIIGMQLVTPQTGPEGKKVNKVLVAQDVYYPGASETKEFYMSVLLDRATGRNIVMYSTEGGMDIEEVAEKTPHLIFKEEIDPKVGLQGFQARKIAFNLGLSGPAHKEMVKFVAALYKAYDATDSSMFEINPVLKTSDDKILAVDAKVNLDENALYRHPDYAAMRDVTEEDPTEVEAGESNLNYVKLDGNVGCMVNGAGLAMATMDIIKIAGGEPANFLDVGGTANAETVKAGFNIILKDPNVKAILINIFGGIVRCDRVAQGVIDAYQEIGNIPVPIIVRLQGTNAEEAKKLIDESGLKVYSAILLKEAADLVTKVLKG
- the asnS gene encoding asparagine--tRNA ligase, whose amino-acid sequence is MEHTRIKELLNATEFGQEVIVKGWVRTFRNNQFIAINDGSSINNIQAVVDFENTDDALLKRITTGAAVRVKGTLIESLGKGQKVEVKVTELDVIGDSDPEKFPLQPKKHSLEFLREIAHLRFRTGTFNAIFKVRNALSFAVHRFFNERDFVYMHTPIITGSDAEGAGEMFRVTTLDLNNPPRTENGEIDFKEDFFGKSTNLTVSGQLEGELAALAFGNIYTFGPTFRAENSNTTRHLAEFWMIEPEMAFYELEDNMDLAEALLKYVIQYALETCPEEIEFLKNRLLEEEKNKPAADRSEMDLIEKLKFCLENEFERVKYTDAIEILKRSKPNQKKQFKYLIDEWGADLQSEHERYLVEKHFKKPVILTDYPREIKSFYMKQNEPDILGRNTVRAMDILFPGIGEMVGGSQREENLDKLLARMAEVGIPAEEMEWFLDTRRFGSVPHSGFGVGFERLVLFVTGMTNIRDVIPFPRTPKNAEF
- a CDS encoding L-threonylcarbamoyladenylate synthase, which translates into the protein MLIRIYENNPNEKAIQQVVDVLKRGGVIIYPTDTVYGIGCDITNHKAIERVCEIRGLKVDKANLSFICYDLTDISQYTKPFDTSVFRVLKKALPGPFTFIFNASGQVPKLLSSKKKTVGIRVPDNHIVREIVRVLGNPIVTTSIRDEDDILEYSTDPELIHEKYENLVDIVIDGGYGDNVASTVVDLTNGDFEIVREGKGDLEQYL